A single window of Treponema denticola ATCC 35405 DNA harbors:
- a CDS encoding CC/Se motif family (seleno)protein, which translates to MNIIVEDSARDKIRAKNADTVHCMLNMCASUGGTTLDPAVYVGMPRNIDHFNKFENNGITVYVKKGTPSVNGTLTITVGAFLWFEKLMVEGMI; encoded by the coding sequence ATGAATATCATAGTTGAAGATTCTGCTAGAGACAAAATTAGAGCGAAAAACGCGGATACGGTTCACTGTATGCTTAATATGTGTGCTTCGTGAGGAGGGACAACTTTAGATCCGGCCGTGTATGTCGGAATGCCGCGAAATATCGATCACTTCAATAAATTTGAAAATAATGGAATTACCGTTTATGTTAAAAAGGGAACTCCCTCCGTTAATGGAACCTTAACGATTACAGTCGGAGCATTTTTATGGTTCGAAAAGCTGATGGTTGAAGGAATGATTTAA
- a CDS encoding ABC transporter ATP-binding protein, with the protein MILTVKNLVKRYNEKTALDHFNMEVKEGEILGLLGPNGCGKTTAINCMLSLLKHGKGEIIIFGEEMKPNALHIKKRIGLVPQEVSVFYDFTVRQNIDYFCGLYVNNTQERKKLVDEAIDFVGLNNYASFRAKKLSGGLLRRLNIACGIAHKPELIFLDEPTVAVDAQSRNFILSGIKELAKRGSTIVYTTHYLEEVEELCDRIIIMDEGRDIANGTLEELHKLIRTSEKMVVEFVETKDNLQDELKKIPHVLEVTKNGNEFLISFENSINNLNELILFINNNSLAYTKLYSELPSLNDIFLELTGKELRD; encoded by the coding sequence ATGATTTTAACGGTAAAAAATCTTGTAAAACGGTACAATGAAAAAACGGCACTTGATCACTTTAATATGGAAGTTAAAGAAGGCGAGATTCTGGGCCTTTTGGGGCCGAACGGATGCGGAAAAACTACAGCCATAAACTGTATGCTTTCCCTTTTAAAACACGGCAAGGGCGAAATCATCATTTTCGGCGAAGAAATGAAGCCTAACGCCCTGCACATAAAAAAAAGAATAGGCCTTGTTCCTCAAGAGGTTTCGGTTTTCTATGATTTTACCGTAAGACAAAACATAGACTATTTTTGCGGCCTCTATGTGAACAATACTCAAGAAAGAAAAAAGCTGGTAGATGAAGCAATCGATTTTGTAGGCTTAAACAATTATGCTTCATTCCGTGCAAAAAAACTTTCAGGAGGTCTTCTCCGCCGGCTCAATATTGCATGTGGTATAGCACATAAACCTGAGCTGATTTTTTTGGATGAGCCCACAGTTGCCGTCGATGCCCAAAGCCGAAACTTCATTCTTTCAGGAATAAAGGAACTGGCAAAAAGAGGAAGTACCATCGTGTATACTACCCATTATCTTGAAGAAGTTGAAGAGCTTTGCGATAGAATCATCATCATGGATGAGGGAAGAGATATAGCAAACGGCACATTAGAAGAATTGCACAAGCTGATCCGCACAAGCGAAAAAATGGTTGTTGAATTTGTCGAAACTAAGGATAACCTGCAAGACGAACTGAAAAAAATCCCTCATGTTCTGGAAGTTACCAAAAACGGAAACGAGTTTTTAATCAGTTTTGAAAATTCGATTAACAACTTAAACGAACTTATTTTATTTATCAATAATAATAGTTTGGCTTATACCAAATTATATTCTGAATTACCCAGCTTAAACGATATTTTCTTGGAGCTTACGGGAAAGGAGCTAAGAGACTGA
- a CDS encoding ABC transporter permease has translation MKFFLREIKYYSIGMFYSLDGMFWTLLYPILMAGLFFTIFSAVGNSDTGKIEIGIEKDNPVYYPLKFTGMFDTKIIDEASANEMLRTKKIKAFIEADQSLRLSEDGLSQTITKTVLDQIKQIKALNIPMNSFEYGKNYVESKNEKMSLSIILFYSLLAMVSIYTMFGSIDIAVKIQGNISKIGARICTTPIKRFYSYLAGIIFYIIFNLTANLIYISFVLFVLNIPFITDFKITLLLLIYANFFGAALGLFIGSTSIGDIRSKNMICVFTSLFLAFLSGMMGPEVKISLEKAIPILGTINPIAIFTTNLYNINILGEYNAVPLFFIVYTIGIVILLSLSFINSRKVQYDSL, from the coding sequence ATGAAATTCTTTTTACGCGAAATAAAATATTATAGTATTGGAATGTTTTATTCTTTAGACGGAATGTTTTGGACGCTTTTATATCCTATTCTTATGGCAGGACTGTTCTTTACGATATTTTCGGCCGTAGGTAATTCCGACACCGGTAAAATAGAAATCGGAATTGAAAAAGACAATCCTGTTTATTATCCGCTTAAATTTACAGGGATGTTCGATACAAAAATAATAGATGAGGCATCGGCAAATGAGATGCTCCGTACAAAAAAAATAAAGGCCTTTATTGAAGCAGACCAATCTTTGAGGCTGAGCGAAGACGGATTATCTCAGACAATAACAAAAACCGTGCTGGATCAAATAAAGCAAATCAAAGCCCTTAATATTCCAATGAATTCTTTTGAATACGGTAAAAACTATGTCGAAAGTAAAAACGAAAAAATGAGTTTGAGCATTATATTGTTCTATTCTCTTTTGGCAATGGTTTCGATTTATACAATGTTCGGTTCGATAGATATAGCTGTAAAAATACAGGGTAATATTTCAAAAATCGGAGCAAGAATTTGTACAACTCCTATTAAACGCTTTTATTCTTATCTTGCAGGAATTATATTTTATATTATCTTTAATCTTACAGCCAATCTCATATATATTTCCTTTGTGCTCTTTGTTTTAAATATACCCTTTATTACCGATTTTAAAATTACTCTTTTGCTCTTGATATATGCGAATTTTTTTGGAGCGGCTCTCGGCTTATTTATAGGCTCAACATCTATTGGAGATATTCGGTCAAAAAATATGATATGTGTTTTTACAAGTCTTTTTTTAGCCTTTCTATCCGGTATGATGGGGCCTGAGGTAAAAATCTCTCTTGAAAAAGCAATACCGATTTTAGGGACAATAAATCCTATAGCTATTTTTACTACCAACCTTTATAACATAAATATTTTGGGTGAATATAATGCGGTACCGTTATTTTTTATTGTCTACACAATAGGTATCGTAATTCTTTTATCTCTTTCATTTATTAACTCAAGGAAGGTGCAATATGATAGTTTATAA
- a CDS encoding ABC transporter transmembrane domain-containing protein produces the protein MLYKKSYFKLHAKIVLLSIIPLACSAAIPLLLGKIIDDLNKGFSPEVLRTIIICFIIIFVQKIFNFVWNYNFNTAENIVAAAETEILLDEFLSAKSNLAGTFNNEKLLNRIANEPYKLGSLYGVSPVMLVDNIMMFVVAVCVLLYLNWQLLLLTSLFIPLIYLIGCFVRKNIMKYSKESSLASEKFLLHLGEALKGFSDIKIFSAEKKIKTSLTKVRRDMLKVEKSEEFYQRLYRDINGFLYTSLPLVNLVAGFILMKYGKTTLGAIISFYMYVGHFIEPVQNLADLRMAILNSNEKKKLVDEIKKEFAADLAGHNKAENFNSILLKDIKHSFESKDINIKTDVDISSAGLYGISAPSGLGKSTALKILSGLLYSETAAAYIGGKDVKTLNPDSLNGNIFYINDKSIIFQGTVKENAELTEDAHITKEVFDSIFDESDNLSLETNLETEGTNISLGQKQRVVLLRFFALKEEPKIIILDEALSGLDEVRETQSIEALRKAFPHSIILFITHRKKSFALCDKVFEFKEG, from the coding sequence ATGTTGTATAAAAAATCTTATTTTAAATTACATGCTAAAATTGTCTTACTTTCAATTATTCCGCTTGCATGTTCTGCTGCGATTCCATTGCTTTTAGGGAAAATAATAGATGACTTAAACAAGGGGTTTTCACCCGAAGTACTTAGAACCATAATAATTTGTTTTATCATTATATTTGTTCAAAAAATTTTTAATTTTGTTTGGAACTATAATTTTAATACGGCAGAAAATATTGTTGCTGCTGCAGAAACCGAAATTCTTCTTGACGAGTTTTTAAGTGCAAAGTCTAATTTAGCCGGCACATTTAATAATGAAAAACTTTTAAACCGTATAGCCAATGAACCTTACAAATTGGGTTCTCTTTATGGGGTAAGCCCTGTAATGCTTGTCGATAATATTATGATGTTTGTAGTGGCTGTTTGTGTTCTTTTATATTTAAATTGGCAGCTCTTACTTTTAACTTCTCTTTTTATTCCGCTGATATATCTTATAGGCTGCTTTGTAAGAAAAAACATTATGAAGTATTCGAAAGAAAGTTCTTTAGCCTCCGAAAAATTTCTTTTGCATTTAGGTGAAGCCTTAAAAGGTTTTTCGGATATAAAAATTTTTTCTGCCGAAAAGAAAATAAAAACATCCTTAACAAAGGTAAGAAGAGATATGTTAAAGGTGGAAAAATCGGAAGAATTTTATCAGCGGCTTTATCGGGACATAAACGGATTTTTGTACACCTCTTTACCTCTTGTAAATTTAGTCGCCGGTTTTATACTAATGAAATACGGAAAAACTACATTGGGTGCTATAATTTCGTTTTATATGTATGTAGGGCATTTTATTGAACCGGTACAAAATCTTGCCGACCTGCGTATGGCAATTTTAAATTCTAACGAAAAAAAGAAACTGGTTGATGAAATAAAAAAAGAATTTGCCGCCGATTTGGCAGGGCATAATAAGGCAGAAAACTTTAATTCCATTTTATTAAAGGATATAAAACATTCTTTTGAAAGTAAGGACATAAACATTAAAACCGATGTAGATATTTCATCGGCGGGACTTTACGGTATTTCCGCCCCATCAGGTTTAGGTAAAAGTACTGCCTTAAAAATTCTTTCAGGACTTTTATATTCCGAAACGGCTGCCGCTTATATCGGAGGTAAGGATGTCAAGACCTTAAACCCCGATTCTCTTAACGGAAATATTTTTTACATAAACGATAAGTCTATAATTTTTCAAGGTACGGTTAAAGAAAATGCCGAACTTACCGAAGATGCTCATATTACAAAAGAAGTCTTTGATTCTATTTTTGATGAAAGCGATAACCTTTCGCTTGAAACTAATTTGGAAACTGAAGGAACAAATATTTCGTTGGGACAAAAACAAAGGGTGGTGTTGTTAAGGTTTTTTGCCCTTAAAGAAGAACCTAAAATTATCATATTAGATGAAGCCCTTTCGGGCCTTGATGAAGTAAGGGAAACGCAGTCTATCGAAGCATTGCGTAAGGCTTTCCCTCATTCAATTATCCTTTTTATAACCCACCGCAAAAAATCTTTTGCTCTTTGCGATAAGGTTTTTGAATTTAAAGAAGGATAA
- a CDS encoding ABC transporter permease → MIVYKNFLRLICTKVISTIIYVVIFLFISFMTLKSQNSQVSEFAETPLTVNIIDRDGSELSKHLISYLKSKHDVIIIDEKGKTDEEILRELKKDISLQRIHAGIIINKNMEENVMSGKKALITFKDDRKKSGFYMDLQLNTYLTFASSVKKTQGYFDFQRIEKALQVNTKVNKISFQKNTSVNIWFKIFFNFLGWIVFSVVLNSVGWAMFELNNERLKMRNNVSPVSTFRFVCENFLAQLTIVIFILSILIGFAIITNITRLENIPLLLYTFNALMYTAVILSLTFMLNSFLKKGSVMGIVGTVLPLSMAFISGIFVEQELLPDFIVNISRLFPTYYYVMANEFTQVNLSIDWKNIGMLFLFLFLYFTVGTYFSKLGRSQSKIEFAQQ, encoded by the coding sequence ATGATAGTTTATAAAAACTTTTTAAGATTAATTTGTACAAAAGTAATAAGTACTATTATTTATGTTGTTATTTTTTTGTTCATCAGTTTTATGACATTAAAGTCTCAAAATTCTCAGGTAAGCGAGTTTGCAGAAACACCTTTAACTGTAAATATAATCGATAGAGACGGCTCCGAATTATCGAAGCATTTAATTTCTTATTTGAAGTCAAAACATGATGTTATTATTATAGACGAAAAAGGCAAGACTGATGAAGAAATTTTACGCGAGTTAAAAAAAGATATTTCTCTGCAAAGAATACATGCTGGGATTATTATAAATAAAAATATGGAAGAAAATGTAATGAGCGGTAAAAAGGCCCTTATAACTTTTAAAGATGACAGAAAAAAGTCGGGCTTTTATATGGATTTACAGCTTAATACATATTTAACATTTGCTTCAAGTGTAAAAAAGACTCAAGGATATTTCGATTTTCAGAGAATAGAAAAAGCTCTTCAAGTAAACACAAAGGTTAATAAGATTAGTTTTCAGAAGAACACTTCGGTAAATATTTGGTTTAAAATATTTTTTAACTTTTTAGGATGGATAGTTTTTTCTGTTGTACTTAATTCTGTAGGCTGGGCTATGTTCGAGTTAAATAATGAACGCTTAAAAATGCGGAATAATGTTTCTCCGGTATCGACTTTTCGCTTTGTTTGTGAAAACTTTTTGGCTCAATTAACGATAGTAATTTTTATTCTTTCAATATTGATAGGTTTTGCTATTATTACAAATATAACGAGATTGGAAAACATCCCTCTTTTATTATATACATTTAATGCCTTAATGTACACGGCTGTTATTTTAAGTTTAACTTTTATGCTTAATTCTTTTTTAAAAAAAGGCTCTGTTATGGGTATAGTCGGTACGGTGCTGCCTCTTTCTATGGCCTTTATTTCGGGTATCTTTGTTGAACAAGAATTGCTTCCGGATTTTATTGTAAATATCTCCCGCCTTTTCCCGACCTATTATTATGTAATGGCAAACGAATTTACTCAAGTTAATTTATCGATTGATTGGAAAAATATCGGAATGCTCTTTTTATTCTTATTTCTTTATTTTACTGTTGGAACTTACTTTTCAAAATTAGGAAGGTCGCAAAGCAAGATAGAATTTGCTCAGCAATAA
- a CDS encoding PIN domain-containing protein → MKVLIDTNVILDVLLNRASFVQDAIAVLELTCGNIQAYVSASAITDIYYIAYKELRDKIRVKNLIKTLLQIITVAGISDKEIMSAIDSDWADFEDSLQNAVAESHDCSMIITRNISDFNGSNLQIISPKDFIVQFTH, encoded by the coding sequence ATGAAAGTCCTAATTGATACAAATGTCATACTGGATGTGTTATTAAATAGAGCTTCATTTGTACAAGATGCTATTGCTGTATTAGAACTTACATGTGGGAATATTCAGGCATATGTTTCTGCATCGGCGATTACGGATATTTACTATATAGCTTATAAAGAATTGAGGGACAAAATCAGAGTTAAAAACCTTATAAAAACTCTTCTACAGATTATAACAGTGGCAGGTATTTCCGATAAGGAAATTATGTCAGCAATCGACTCAGATTGGGCTGATTTTGAAGATTCTTTACAAAATGCAGTAGCTGAATCGCATGATTGTAGTATGATTATTACCAGAAATATATCTGATTTTAATGGTTCGAATTTACAAATAATTTCTCCAAAAGACTTTATAGTCCAATTTACTCATTAA
- the thiD gene encoding bifunctional hydroxymethylpyrimidine kinase/phosphomethylpyrimidine kinase — MIKLATIAGSDASGGAGLEADLKTFQEYGVYGMAAVTVIATMNPDKEWGHEVFPLDEQAIRAQLETIFKGIGVNAAKTGMLATNYAVELSAEYLKKYNVENYVLDPVMVCKGGDLALNPELNNLIIKKLLPLAKLITPNLFEAGQIAKMPTPSTIEEIKEACKIIHGMGVPYVFIKGGPKLNGEQSAIDIFYDGEQFLKVEGGLTDTRWTHGAGCTTAAAIAAGLGIGLEPYEAVRRSKKFITLSLQNGFQLNKWVGPGNPAAWRKSFN; from the coding sequence ATGATAAAACTTGCAACAATTGCCGGATCGGATGCATCCGGAGGGGCCGGCTTGGAAGCCGACTTAAAAACATTTCAGGAGTACGGTGTATATGGAATGGCTGCCGTTACGGTAATTGCAACGATGAATCCCGATAAAGAGTGGGGACATGAAGTTTTTCCGCTTGATGAGCAAGCTATAAGAGCCCAGCTTGAAACAATTTTTAAGGGCATAGGCGTTAACGCTGCAAAAACGGGAATGCTTGCAACAAATTATGCAGTTGAGCTTTCTGCCGAATACTTAAAAAAATATAATGTAGAAAATTATGTACTGGACCCTGTAATGGTATGTAAGGGCGGAGACCTTGCCTTAAACCCAGAGCTCAATAATCTCATTATAAAAAAACTTTTGCCTTTAGCAAAGCTTATTACGCCGAACCTTTTTGAAGCTGGGCAGATTGCAAAAATGCCGACACCTTCTACAATCGAAGAAATAAAAGAAGCCTGTAAGATTATTCACGGAATGGGTGTTCCCTATGTCTTTATAAAGGGCGGACCCAAGTTGAACGGAGAACAATCGGCTATAGATATTTTTTATGACGGCGAACAATTTTTAAAAGTGGAAGGCGGGCTCACCGATACAAGATGGACACATGGAGCAGGCTGCACAACAGCTGCTGCCATCGCTGCAGGTTTAGGCATAGGCCTTGAACCATATGAAGCCGTAAGAAGATCAAAAAAGTTTATCACTTTAAGCCTTCAAAACGGATTCCAACTTAATAAATGGGTCGGCCCCGGCAACCCTGCCGCATGGCGGAAGAGCTTTAATTAA